The window ATGACTTGACCTTGGCGATCAAAAGTAGGTTGCCCTTTAGTAGAAATATATCGAATCGAACCATCGGGTCGTTGCAGGCGACAGTCAAATTCACAAGGTTGCCCTTGCTGGATGACTTGAGCGATCGCTTGCGTGGCAGCTTCCACATCCTCTGGATGGATCTGTTGCATATATTCACTGTAATGGCATGGCGTCTCCCTTAGCTCCAAGCCAAAGATTCGCAAGAGTTCTTCCGATCCCGTAATGCACTTCGTCGTTAAATCCAGTTCCCCACTCCCCACATGAGCAATTCTTTGGGCTTCAGCCAGAGTGGCTTGGCGTTGAGAGAGGGTGACAAAGGAAGCTTGTAACTGCTGAGCCATCTGATTAAATGCTCTCGCCAGAACACCTAGTTCATCACAGCGCTCAATCGGTACAGTCTGGTTCCATTCCCCTCTCGTCAGAGCAGAAGCCGCCGCCGCCAGACGCAGAATGGGCTGAGTAATCCAGTGGTAAGTTAGACATCCCAACAAGGTGGCGAACACCAAGGCTGCTAAACACAGCACGATGGTAGAGCGAGTGTTCTGATCAATGCGTTCCTGAAAATCTGTCTCAGGCACAACCACCACCATCAGCCAGTCAGGCAGCAGCGCTGCATCGGTTAATTCATTGTTTCCTTCTCTCAAGGGGGTGACTCGCAGGAATTGTCGCCGATGGTCAATCTTAAACGTAAGCTGCTGACTGCTGTTAATCTGAGAGAGGTTCCCAAAGCGTTGGGTTAAATAGCGAGCCGTGTGTCGAGTTAGGGAATTGCGGCTTTTGGTAGCGGGGAGGCGTTTTGTCGTACCGTCTTCAATTACAAAGGGTTTTTCTGGTGTTGAGGTGGCGATGAGCTCTCCAGAACGTTCGATTATAAAGGTCTGTCCTGTCTCTGCAATTTTTAAGCGCTGCAAGAATTCACCGAGCTGGGAAAGGCTGGAACCCGCATCCAAAACGCCTTGTAGGGTTCCAGCGCGATCAAAGATGGGGCGGACGGCATCGGTGCTGAGTTCTCGATTGTCAATCCATAGATAAACATCCGTCCAAGTCGGCCCCCCTACTTTCACAGCGGTTTGATAAAAGGCTCGCAGCCGGGGGTCATAGTTGGGTTCGCTATGCAAAAACTTCCCTCGTTTTCCCTCTGGGGAAAGGGTATAGGTATGGCGGGATGTACCCGTCGCCGCATCCTTCACTCTGACTAAAAATTGACCGTCGTTCTCACGCAAAACTTCCACATAGTCCCCATTCTCTTTCCCTAATGCCAAATAACCGAGGGAATCAAAGGTTTGGAGTTGAGTCCAGAAGTAGCGCTCTAAAGTTGGCAAATCGTTGATATTCAATAAACTGAGATTGATGGCATCGGCATTTAGGTGGTTGGCAATTTGGGGGACTTTAAGGTAAGAATTGAGGTGCTGCTCCAGACGCTGGGTAATTTCTCGATGTAACTGGGTTGTGACCTCCTGAACCGCTTTCTGTCCACTGCGTAAGGAGATCCACCCTGTAACTCCTACAACGGCACAGATCTGGAGGACGAACGGCACCACCAGCAGAATGCGGAGTGGTACTTTTTCCGAAACCTTAAACACCCGATTGGCTAAAGAGTTGATGAACATTTCAGAGTCAGAGCATCAGTCTTGTACATGACTGTTACGGCATCAAGGAATCTCCCATCTTTAAGAAAGGGCGATGGGATCACTGCGCTTCACACAAACGCAATGAAAATAACTTAACTGAAATAACGATATTCGGAAAAATTGTCAAGGCGATCGCTTTGTAATAGAGTTTCTAAGTTTGAGCAGACTTCTTGCAAAAGTCGGATTTACCTCCTCACTAAAGCTCCGGCTTAGTCCCCCCTTAATCAGGGGGAAACTTCTCCCTCCCTTTAACAAGCGAACCGGAGCTCTCGCGTGAGGATTGGAGTGGGGTGAGAAATATTTTCGCAAGAGGTCTAACGTTTATCTATCCGGCTGGGCAAGCGCGTGAAAAATGCCGCTTTAGCCGACTCATCGTGGCGTTGAAGCAACCTACCGCACTATGAAGCACAATTGGATTAAATTTGTTTTTGATCGAAATACTTATGTCGTTAATCTAGACGGCATCAGTAGTTTTGCTTGTGCTGAAAACGGTCGGTTGATGTTTTCGTTACCCCATGGCAAAGTCCCAGTTGTGATTCATCCACAAAATAATCCAGAGGCTTATCGACAACTTTTAGAGTACATTGAACAGACGACAGGGCAATCTCTATCCGGTGGCAGGAAAGGGTAACGGCTTCACCGGATTAGCGCTCCTTGGACGCGGTTCGTCACCCTTCGTTTTTCTTAATGAAATTCACACTATTTTTGGGTCTATCTGCCTCCAGAATGGTTTTCAATGATAAAGCCAATGACAGTAAACACAGATGTCTCAGCCCACCATAGAATCAATCCTTCAAGAAAAACGTTTATTCCCACCCTCTGCTGAGTTTTCCCAGAAAGCTCACATCAAGAGTCTGGAAGAGTACCAACAACTCTACGACAAGGCGAAAGCTGACCCCCAAAAGTTTTGGGCCGATTTAGCTGAAACAGAGTTGGACTGGTTCCAGAAGTGGGATACTGTTCTCGACTGGCAACCGCCGTTTGCTAAGTGGTTTAGCGGTGGAAAGATTAATATTAGTTACAACTGTCTTGACAGGCATCTTACAACATGGCGTCGAAATAAGGCAGCGCTGATTTGGGAAGGGGAACCGGGTGACTCCCGAACTCTGACTTATGCCCAATTGCACCGGGAAGTTTGCCAGTTTGCCAATGTGTTGAAACAATTGGGGGTGCAAAAAGGCGATCGCGTGGGTATTTATATGCCCATGATTCCAGAAGCGGCGATCGCCATGCTCGCTTGTGCCCGAATTGGTGCCGCCCATAGCGTGGTATTTGGGGGATTTAGTGCGGAAGCCTTGCGCGATCGCTTAATTGATGGTCAAGCTAAGTTAGTGGTGACTGCCGATGGCGGGTGGCGCAAAGATGCGATCGTTCCCCTCAAAGAGCAAGTAGACAAAGCCTTAGCTAATGGTGCTGTCCCCAGCGTGGAAAACGTCCTCGTGGTTGAGCGTACCAAACAAAAAACCCAGATGGAACCCGGACGCGACCATTGGTGGCATGACTTGCAGCAGGGTGTGTCAGCCGATTGTCCTGCCGAACCGATGGACAGTGAAGATATGCTGTTCATTCTCTACACCAGTGGCAGCACCGGCAAACCTAAGGGCGTTGTTCACACCACGGCGGGTTACAACCTCTACACCCACATGACCACCAAGTGGATTTTCGACCTCCAGGATACGGATGTGTATTGGTGTACCGCTGATGTGGGGTGGATTACGGGTCACAGTTACATTGTTTATGGCCCACTTTCCAATGGTGCCACCACCCTGATGTATGAAGGTGCTCCTCGTGGTTCTAATCCGGGTGCATTTTGGGATGTAATTGAAAAACACGGGGTTAACATTTTCTACACCGCTCCCACGGCGATTCGGGCTTTCATTAAGATGGGGGAACACCATCCCAAGGCGCGTAATCTTTCTTCTTTACGACTGCTGGGAACGGTGGGAGAACCGATTAATCCTGAAGCGTGGATGTGGTACTACCGCGTGATTGGCGGCGAACGTTGCCCGATTGTTGATACTTGGTGGCAAACGGAAACTGGCGGGATTATGGTTACACCTCTTCCGGGTGCTATTCCCACGAAACCCGGTTCTGCTACCCTTCCCTTCCCCGGAATTCTTGCGGATGTGGTGGATTTAGAGGGGAATTCAGTTGGGGATAATCAGGGGGGTTACTTGGTGGTGAAGCACCCTTGGCCTGGAATGATGCGTACTGTTTACGGTGACCCCGATCGCTTCCGTCGTACCTACTGGGAACACATTACACCGAAAGATGGGGAGTATGTCTATTTTGCGGGGGATGGTGCCCGAAAGGATGAAGACGGATACTACTGGGTAATGGGGCGCGTGGATGACGTGATTAGTGTGGCTGGACACCGCCTCGGCACGATGGAAATTGAGTCGGCGCTAGTGTCACACCCGGCTGTGGCTGAAGCGGCGGTTGTGGGGAAACCGGATGAGTTGAAAGGGGAAGAAGTGTTTGCTTTTGTTACCCTGGAAGGCGACCACACTCCGAGTGAGGAGTTAGCGAAAGAACTGAAGAAGCATGTTGTTAATGAGATAGGTGCGATCGCACGTCCGGGTGAAATTCGGTTTACGGATGCTTTGCCCAAGACGCGATCGGGTAAGATTATGCGTCGGTTGTTGCGAAATCTTGCCGCCGGTCAGGAAGTGGCGGGTGATACTTCGACGTTAGAAGATCGGGGTGTGTTGGATAAATTGCGGGGAGGGGCTTAATTAGCCATCCTGTATAAAATACTTTCTCCTCCAGTGGTGATACTGGGGGAGTTAGGCAGGTAAGGAAAACGCCAAAATTCAGCCTTAGGGACTAAAATTTTTCCATTTCTATACATCAGGTGAGTTAGAGAAGATAGATGCGATCGCGAAGCGAGTAAAGCTTAATTGCAGAAATTGCGTTAGCGTAACGGTACAAAATGCGCTTCATTTACACTTCCGGTTCAATTCCTGCGGCTCGCAATTGTGCTGCCAATCGCTCTGCTCTTTGGCTTTCTTGTTCTAACTGTGATTCAACTTGCTCTGCTCTTTCCTGACCTGTTAATAACAAATTCC of the Allocoleopsis franciscana PCC 7113 genome contains:
- a CDS encoding ATP-binding protein; this encodes MFINSLANRVFKVSEKVPLRILLVVPFVLQICAVVGVTGWISLRSGQKAVQEVTTQLHREITQRLEQHLNSYLKVPQIANHLNADAINLSLLNINDLPTLERYFWTQLQTFDSLGYLALGKENGDYVEVLRENDGQFLVRVKDAATGTSRHTYTLSPEGKRGKFLHSEPNYDPRLRAFYQTAVKVGGPTWTDVYLWIDNRELSTDAVRPIFDRAGTLQGVLDAGSSLSQLGEFLQRLKIAETGQTFIIERSGELIATSTPEKPFVIEDGTTKRLPATKSRNSLTRHTARYLTQRFGNLSQINSSQQLTFKIDHRRQFLRVTPLREGNNELTDAALLPDWLMVVVVPETDFQERIDQNTRSTIVLCLAALVFATLLGCLTYHWITQPILRLAAAASALTRGEWNQTVPIERCDELGVLARAFNQMAQQLQASFVTLSQRQATLAEAQRIAHVGSGELDLTTKCITGSEELLRIFGLELRETPCHYSEYMQQIHPEDVEAATQAIAQVIQQGQPCEFDCRLQRPDGSIRYISTKGQPTFDRQGQVIRYFATVMDITERKLAAQALQQAKLDLEIRVQERTAELSQALEQLQQSEMQLKAQALQLQQALADLQQTQAQLIHTEKMSSLGQLVAGIAHEINNPVSFIYGNLSHAKDYSTDLFRVLQLYQKHYPLPPPIIQQEIEAIELDFLMDDFPQLLSSMQVGAERIREIVRLLRNFARYDEAQMKEVNIHEGIDSTLMILQSRLCEITGYPAIKVIKEYGDLPLVECYAGQLNQVFMNILTNAIDAIVSRCKTQASQKKRVRHPQAAEEFLPCIKICTGMLELKSQEDGHPASSLSPRLLIRISDNGCGMGESVRSRIFDPFFTTKPIGSGTGLGLTTSYQIVVEHHQGRLEVTSLEGQGSEFAIELPLRQNQGKRGEKA
- the acs gene encoding acetate--CoA ligase, translating into MSQPTIESILQEKRLFPPSAEFSQKAHIKSLEEYQQLYDKAKADPQKFWADLAETELDWFQKWDTVLDWQPPFAKWFSGGKINISYNCLDRHLTTWRRNKAALIWEGEPGDSRTLTYAQLHREVCQFANVLKQLGVQKGDRVGIYMPMIPEAAIAMLACARIGAAHSVVFGGFSAEALRDRLIDGQAKLVVTADGGWRKDAIVPLKEQVDKALANGAVPSVENVLVVERTKQKTQMEPGRDHWWHDLQQGVSADCPAEPMDSEDMLFILYTSGSTGKPKGVVHTTAGYNLYTHMTTKWIFDLQDTDVYWCTADVGWITGHSYIVYGPLSNGATTLMYEGAPRGSNPGAFWDVIEKHGVNIFYTAPTAIRAFIKMGEHHPKARNLSSLRLLGTVGEPINPEAWMWYYRVIGGERCPIVDTWWQTETGGIMVTPLPGAIPTKPGSATLPFPGILADVVDLEGNSVGDNQGGYLVVKHPWPGMMRTVYGDPDRFRRTYWEHITPKDGEYVYFAGDGARKDEDGYYWVMGRVDDVISVAGHRLGTMEIESALVSHPAVAEAAVVGKPDELKGEEVFAFVTLEGDHTPSEELAKELKKHVVNEIGAIARPGEIRFTDALPKTRSGKIMRRLLRNLAAGQEVAGDTSTLEDRGVLDKLRGGA